The following proteins are encoded in a genomic region of Microtus ochrogaster isolate Prairie Vole_2 chromosome 5, MicOch1.0, whole genome shotgun sequence:
- the S1pr2 gene encoding sphingosine 1-phosphate receptor 2, with translation MGGLYSEYLNSEKVVEHYNYTKETLDMQETSSRKVASAFIILLCCAIVVENLLVLIAVARNSKLHSAMYLFLGNLAASDLLAGVAFVANTLLSGPVTLSLTPLQWFAREGSAFITLSASVFSLLAIAIERHVAIAKVKLYGSDKSCRMLMLIGASWLMSLILGGLPILGWNCLDHLEACSTVLPLYAKQYVLCVVTIFSVILLAIVALYVRIYFVVRSSHADIAGPQTLALLKTVTIVLGVFIICWLPAFSILLLDFTCPVRACPVLYKAHYFFAFATLNSLLNPVIYTWCSRDLRREVLRPLQCWRRGKGVTGRRGGTPGHRLLPLRSSSSLERGLHMPTSPTFLEGNTVV, from the coding sequence ATGGGTGGCTTATACTCAGAGTACCTCAATTCTGAGAAGGTTGTGGAACACTACAATTACACCAAAGAGACGCTGGACATGCAGGAGACATCCTCCCGCAAGGTGGCCTCGGCCTTCATCATCCTCCTCTGCTGTGCCATCGTGGTGGAGAACCTTCTGGTGCTGATTGCAGTGGCAAGGAACAGCAAGTTACACTCAGCAATGTACCTGTTTCTTGGCAACCTGGCAGCCTCCGACCTGCTGGCAGGTGTGGCCTTTGTGGCCAACACCTTGCTCTCGGGCCCTGTCACTCTGTCACTGACTCCTTTGCAGTGGTTCGCCCGAGAGGGTTCAGCCTTCATCACTCTCTCTGCCTCGGTCTTCAGCCTCCTGGCTATTGCCATCGAGAGACACGTGGCCATTGCCAAGGTCAAGCTTTATGGCAGTGACAAAAGCTGTCGAATGTTGATGCTCATTGGGGCCTCTTGGCTGATGTCGCTGATTCTGGGTGGCTTGCCCATCCTGGGCTGGAATTGTCTGGACCATCTGGAGGCCTGCTCCACTGTCCTGCCTCTCTATGCCAAGCAGTATGTGCTCTGTGTGGTCACCATCTTTTCGGTCATCTTATTGGCTATCGTGGCACTGTATGTTCGAATCTACTTTGTCGTCCGTTCCAGCCATGCCGATATTGCTGGTCCCCAGACACTGGCCCTGCTCAAGACGGTCACCATCGTACTAGGTGTTTTCATCATCTGCTGGCTCCCCGCCTTTAGCATCCTTCTTTTAGACTTCACCTGTCCCGTCCGGGCCTGTCCTGTCCTCTACAAAGCACATTATTTTTTTGCCTTTGCCACCCTCAACTCGCTACTCAACCCTGTCATCTATACGTGGTGTAGCAGGGACCTTCGGAGGGAGGTGCTGAGGCCCCTGCAGTGCTGGCGGCGGGGGAAGGGGGTGACAGGTCGTCGAGGTGGGACCCCAGGTCACCGGCTCCTGCCCCTCCGCAGCTCCAGCTCCCTGGAGAGGGGCTTGCACATGCCTACGTCACCCACGTTTCTGGAGGGCAACACAGTGGTCTGA